One Canis lupus baileyi chromosome 1, mCanLup2.hap1, whole genome shotgun sequence genomic window, gagagaggagtgaGTGgatagagcacagaggatttttagggtagtgaaactATTCATTGTAAAACCCCGTGGTGGATACATGATGCTTTTGCCAAAACTCATAGAATACACAACATCAAGAGGGAACCTTAAGTAAACCACAGACTTTAGGTGATAACGATGTGTCATAGGTTGGTTGGAATGTTGATGGTAGGGGACGCCatgtgtgggggggtgggcagggcatCTGGAAATCCCTGTACTTTCCACTCAGTTTTAGTGTGATCTTACAAATGCTTTTAAACaatgaagtgttttttttaatagcataaaCTCATTAAAAGGCACGTACAGTTGGCATGGGTCCACAGATTGGTGTCTGAGAGAGTTGTCTCTGAATTCCCTAAAATTATGTGAGAAATAGATATAGATGCAGCATTTATCTGAGTGTGGTTGTCGCTTTCATCAGACCCACAAAAGGAGCCCTGACCCTAGGCTGTGAGGTAGGGGGAGCCAGTGCCAGAGCACCAACCCTTGGCCCCAAACCCCAGGTTCCTCCAGACAGCAGAGATGGTGAAGCCCTCCACCCCGTCCCCCAGCCATGAGTCCAGCAGCTCCTCAGGCTCCGATGAAGGCACGGAGTACTACCCCCACCTGGGTGAGAGACTttctgggggctggaggggtgggcaggggaagaATGAGGGGTGAAAACCAGGGGCACAGGGGAGGTGGAGagctggaaggaagaaagagcaaaTAGCTGCTCCTTCCTCAAAGGTTCCCACATGGCCACCAAGGGCATGTACAAGGGTCTGGGTCTGGCTCCTTGATCAGAATGAGCACTTTTTGCAGACAGGACCCACATGTGCCCAATTTTCTAGCCCTGGTGTCTCCACAGATTTCCAGAGTGAGTGTGGATTTAACCCAAGTGgccccaggtgccctgctctttccctctttcaGCTGCACACATGCCAATCCTTTGCCAGTTCTGTCCTTGCTCAGCTATGCTCTACCTATGTCCTGTTTTCAACAAAGATCTGTCTAGTTCACTTAATGCTACCCTAGGTGGGGTCTCTTCTATTTCCTGTCTCCCAGGCCCTTGGGGGCCTTCCTGTCATACTCCTGATCCTGTGGCTATCATCCCCTTCTGTCTTTTCCATCCAGACTGGGGACTCTGGGGGGGTGGAAGCCAGTTGTGACTCCTATCTAGGTCCCCAGCATCACCCCGTGCAGGGCCTGGTGCTAAAGCAAAGTGACATgtcatgtaaatatttacaagtgCTCTGAACCCAGGGGTGATGGCCGATCTTTGGCATGAGAAGGGAAGTCCACATAGCCAAATCCCAGCGGCCTCACGGGACCACATCTCTCCACCCCTCAGTCTTCCTGCAGAACAAAGCTCGCCGAGAGGACTTCTGTCCTCGAAAGCTGCGACAGATGCACCTGATGATTGACCAGCTCATGGCTCACTCCCACTTGCGTTACAAGGGTGAGGGTCCCTGAACCACCCCCCAAACTGGCCAACAGTCTCTCGATTCCTGATCTGGTCCCCTGGCCCTGATGTCTACACTGGCCTCCTGACCCAAGTTAGACAATCATCAGACCtgtgcctcccctgcccctcagcatagGACCCGCAGGCTGATGGGTTCTCTCCTCCAGGTACTCTGTCCATGTTACAGTGTAATGTCTTCCCCGGGCTCCCACCGGACTTCCTGGACTCTGAGGTCAACTTGTTCCTTGTGCCCTTCATGGACAGCGAGGCAGAGAGTGAAAACCCACCAAGAGCAGGTATGGTTCTTCCTCAGGGGAGTCTGGTCTGGGACGATAGAGACCCACACTGGTCCCTAAGGTGCTTGGACCCTTTCTTAGGAGCATGTTTTCAAGTTGTGGAAGTACGGGAAGAGCTGGGCTGGGTCTGAATGTAGAGGTACTCCTGGTATTTCAGCCCAGGATTCTAGATGGTTAGGAGAAGGGAAAGGCCCTCCCTGCCAGGCTGACCTCCTTATCCCCCAACCTTAACTGTCCAGGACCCGGTTCCAGCCCTCTcttctccctgctccctgggtaCCGCGGCCACCCCAGTTTCCAGTCCTTGGTGAGCAAGCTCCGGAGTCAAGTGATGTCAATGGCCCGGCCACAGCTGTCACACACGATCCTCACGGAGAAGAACTGGTAAGAGCTCTTGGCAGAGGGGTCAGTGTGAGGGCCCCACCCTGGTGCAGACAAGAGGAAGTTCTCAGTGGTCTCGCCATAactctatttccttttctgaaacGGTGGTAATTGCTtccatgccaggcattgtgctgttTCATGTGATCTTGAGTCCTCCCCAGTAGCCAGTGGGGTTTAAGTCCTGTTACCAGTTTTACTAGTGGGGAAATCTAGactaagagaaaggaaatgtcATGTAGCACCATCACACACCTGTGGCTAGGTGTCATTTGATGGTGAGTAGTAGGACCAGTGAGCCCAGTCAAGCTCGAGGAGGGTTTATTCTGAGGCCCTGAGTGTAAGCCTTGAGGCCCTGGAATGCCCCCACAGCAGCTGCATTCTCCAGCTCTCTCTGGATGGCACAGCTTCACTGTCCCCCTCCACCTTCCCTCCTTCGCTGGCCACTGGCTTTCTCCGCCCTGCTGTCACAGAGCCCTGAACCTCCCCAGCCCCAACATCACATGACTCTCTGTGTCCGGAGCCCACAACACATCTGCCAGATCCAGGTCTGTACCATCTAATTTCTAGAAGACACAAATTTGAGAGGGAAATAGCTTCACCTGGTGCAGCCTTTAGCGTGGCTCCCCTGGGCCTGCAGTCAGCTGTGGCAGAAAGGGCTGGGAGCTCTCTTCCTTTCACTGTCTACAGCAGAGGCCAAGGCAGGCAAGGGTCATTACAAGAccctgcagggagagagagggagaaccccAATCCACAAAGGCCAACACCGAGTATGGAAAGAAGTTTGGTCTCAGAGTTGGGGCTTTGAGGCCTTTGTCCCAGACCAGGCACCCTCAGCTTTGCTCACCCTGGGTGAGGTCTGAGAACCTAGGCCTCTCCCGTCAGCATGGCCATCTTCCCTGCTTCTTGACCGAGGAAGCTCTTGTCTCAGGTCATATGGCTCGTACACAGGACCTGTTTTCCCTCCTGGCCAGGGTCAGCATGAGGCTGGTGGGCCACAGCCAGGCAACTGACTGTGGACCTCCTCCCACAGGTTCCACTATGCTGCCCGGATCTGGGATGGCGTGAAAAAGTCCTCTGCCCTGGCAGAGTACAGCCGCCTGCTGGCCTGAGGCCGAGGGAAGGAACGTCATGCAGAGAACCCCCTTCTGGGTCCCCATGAATGGTTAGGGAGCATCACGTGTCCTACTCCCGTGCTGGGGTGGAGCGTGGCAGCAGGCCTGATGGATGAGGGACCGCGACGTTCtcgcccagagacatgaggtgtCCAGGGCCAGGCCCCTCACCCTCAATGGAGTATTGTTCCGGGGGCAACTTTGaaatcccacccccaccctggggtaGGGTGGCCCATCCTCAGTTCCCCACAGGGACAGGCAGTGGGAGTCGTCTGGATGGTCACCAGGAATCCCAGGTTCCATCTCGACCTCCCTCTGCAGGGACAGGAGCAACAGGTCCCTCCTCCCTGACTCTAAGCCTGATCCTGTAAGGTGCGGCAGGGTCTGGGGAGCTCTTTGTTGGGGCAGATCTGGTGGTTTGAATAAAAACAGTCATGCAAGCCTGTTCTGGTGCTTTTCTTCTGCTCTCCCCAGCATGTTATCCTAGGGAGCAGGGCACATTTGGGACACAGCCACTGTAGGTCATAGAGCTGTCAGGAGCAGATGAAGACAGTCTCTGCTAAGGAGGAAGCCCCTAGAAGGGAGTATTCTGTTTCTGGGGTGACATTAAGCCTCCCATCTCTGTGCTACTGATAGGAAAACACAGTCCCTTCCTTTGGCTAAATGCAGTTACTACCCTCATGTCCTCTGCTTTCAGCTGAAGACAGTTTCTGCCTTCGGTGAAATGCCTAGCTAAATACAACGCCTAATTCAGTACATGGTTAAAAAGAGCGTACCCTAGTTCAATATAGTCCTTCCCCTGATTGAAACAGCTTCTGCCCTTATGCAGGTATTCATATGTTACCCTTACGTACAGTGCCTACTGTTGGTTAAATATGTTGGCTTCCTTCCCCCCATAGACCTCATCAGTTCTTGCTTAAAAGTAGTCTCTACCCTTAAATCCAGAACCTACTCTCAAATACACCATACACTTCAGTATGGGACCTACCTTCATCTCAGTTTAAATACGCTACATCTTAGCTTAATGTTTCCCAAAGTGTGTCTCCAAATGAATCTGGCCACCCCACCCATCATCCCCAGCTAGTCCTGACTTTCCAATCCTGCCACTCCACCCTTTGCTAACACAGTTGGTTCCTGTCACCAGCCGAGTCTGTCCGCCTACCACCCCGTTCCCCCTTggtctccctgccttcctcctgccctggggCATATGCTACAGCCCTCTCGCATCCTTGTCATGGGAATCCTGGGTGTGATGAAGAAAACACTCAGCCCAGGAGTTGGATCTGCACGGATCTCTAAAAAAGCAAAGGGGTGAGGTTTGGGAGGCAGGAGACCCAGGGCAGGCTCTGGCCCTACCATTTGCTGGCTGAGAAGACCTCAGGCAAGAACCTCCCCTAATGATCCTCAAGGCCCTTCAGAGCTGTGACATTCAGTGCCTTCTTAGGGAAATGCTTCTGCACCTTTTGCCCCCTGCACACCTTCTAAAGTGCcctttctaggggcacctgggtggctcagtggttgagtgtctgccttcagctcgggtcgtgatcctagagtcctgggatcaggtcccatattaggctcccctcagggagcctgcttctccttctgcctgtgtctctgcctctctctcatgagtaaataaatcttttaaaaaatagagtgcCTTCTCTAGCTAGACAACTGAGTTCCTCTCCTTACCTTGTTGAAATTCACCTGCCCCATGCCCCATcccatccctccccatccctggggAACTGCTGGTTGATGGTTGATGTGAGGGTTCAGAGCAGGAAAGGTGGGGCAGTGGCCAGCAAGGGCATAGATCCAGGACCCAAAAGCACAGAGACAGCACACGGGGCTCAGTCCAGGAGAGTTAGAGCTTGCATTTCTTTCCATCCCCCAACACCACACAGCCTGGGGACAGATAGAACCTATAGCCTCCCAGCCCTTCACTACCACTTCCAGCTGGCCTAGGGTCAGGGCTGGGATTGTTGATTGGACTTATCTGGGATCTTGTGGTTGGGCTTGTCGAGGAAGGCCTAAGTCAGCACTTTCTGGGCATCCTTGATCACCTTATCCAGAGACGTGCGGAGCATCTGGTAGATGGTAGCAAAGGAGATGCCACAGGTGACCAAGGTGCCTAGGACAGGCACGTTGAGGAGCTCCTGTGTGAATGCAGAGGCATCCCTGGAGGCCTGGCCCAGTAGTTCGACCACTAGCGCCTCAGTGACTTTGGTCTTCAGGCCCTGTACTGCCTCCAGGATCTTGTGCCAGGGCTGGCCTGTCTGCTCCGCCAGCATTATGAGGGAGTCCTTGTCTAAGCCGAAGCTGTGGCAGTAGCCTTCCAGGGAGTTGATGAGCATGCACAGGTCACACACCACATCCTGCACAACCGGCACAGGGCTTGGGTTGACACCGCAGGCCACAGTGGTCACCAGCCAGAGGTGCTGCTGTAGCGAGGCTGCCTTCTGCTCTAGGATGGGCTTCGAGATGTTGGGCATGGCCAGCAGAAACGCATGCCGCTTATGGCTGTTTATGGAGTTCCTTCACCATCAACTCCTCCAGCAGGTCGAAATCGTACTTGCCCAGCTCAAACATGGAAAGCCGGAAGACGGGGCCTTCACGCCCCCCACTGCAGGAGACAAGAGCACCACTGGGTTTTGGCACCGAAGCAGGCCACCGTGTTCTGACAGCTGCTGAGGCATGAGCATTTGCCAGGACGGCACAGCACGACATTGCTCTAGAGTGTTGGCCCTGGAACTGGGCGCCTGAGTTCAGATCCCAGCCTTGCTACCTACCACCTGTGtggacttgggcaagttaccaaATCAAATAAGGGGATCATTGTACCTACCTCCTAGGGATACTGTGGTAGTGAAGCGAGTGTGTGAAAATGGTGCCTCTGGTAATcccttaataaatgttagctgcccTCAGCCACAGCTGCCAGCATCCCGTAGGCATGTGGCATTTGCACTGCTCTAACTTGGCAAATACACAAGCCAGCACATGTCCCATTTCCTTATGCAGGTAATGGGTCTCTGTCACCTGTGACCGAGCAGTGCCAAGTCTCAGGAAATGAATGGCAGCTGTGAGCATTATTTCACTGCGGGGCTGAGTTCAGTCACGCAGTGTGACCTTGGACGACCCCTTCCCCACTGTGGGCCTCagctggaagaggaaggggaaggggcggGCCATCCCTCCAGAATCCACCACCCCCAATGCTCCCACCCGCTTCCACCGGCCAGAGCCTAAGCTCACCTTCCAGCCGTTGCCAACAGTCCTCCCGGGTCTGGCTGAGTGCTCTTTCCTCTGAAAAGGTGCTGGGGCGCCGGCTGCATGAGGCCGCATGTCCACGTCCACCTTGAAGCGGATGAAGTAGAAGCGCTTGCCCTGCTGCAGGATCTCACAGGCTAGCTGGGTATGGTGGGCAGTGAAGCTCTCCAaggtgatgaggaggaggaagtcaTAACGGTCCAGCAGCACCTGCTGGAGGTATTTTTTGGCTTGGAAGGTGGGCGTGTCAATGCCCAGCAGGTCCCAGATGACAACGTTGGGGTACTTAGGGTGTGCATATGGTGTGGGGTCCACCGACATTTCCACCACGCCCGTGTAGGCTGATCTGGGGTCCTCGTCTCCCAGCCCCCTGATGGCATTGACAAAGGTCGACTTGCCTGAGCCTGTGCCCCCAGTAATGCCAGTGTCCAGCCTGGCGTTCTCCGGCAAGTGAAGTGTGGCCTGCAGCTTGGTGGCTACTGTTGGCAGGTCCCCCACCTCAAAGGCTCCCTTCAGAGCACTGGTGTCCCTCCATAGCTCCAGTATCTTGGACCAGGTGAAGTTTGACTGGAAAACTCTGCTCGCCATGGGCTACCTGAGGTACAGGCTTCTGTCTTCAGGATGGATGACCTTCAACAGGACGGGTAAGAGTATTTTCCCTCTCTCTACATCCCTCATCATGTCTCAGGTATTTGAGGCATCACCAGCAATCGTACTGAGAGTGCAACCATATGCCAGGCCTGGTGCTAAATACTTTAGTTCAGTTCACATTTATTCATCACTGCCAGGTTCTCCTCCTGGAGTAGCTCATAAAATCCTCATAACAGCCGGAAGAGGAGATTCCCTTACTATCTGCGTTTGGCGCTAGGAGGAAAAATCATTTGCCGAAGGCCTCCAGCTAGTGCCTGGAATATTGGGAATAGAAATTGGGTCTTGTGATCCTAGagttcaaatttttttaagatttttaaaaaatttttagtttttttaagtactctctacatccaacatagggctggaactcacaactctgagatcaagagtcgcaggctccatgaaccaagccagccaggggcccctagaATTAAAATTCCTAAATAACTTTTTGTGGCATTTCccatgcaccaggcactgtgatCAACAATGTAGGGCAGTAATTAAGAGCTAGAACCATCAT contains:
- the LOC140604215 gene encoding interferon-inducible GTPase 5-like: MASRVFQSNFTWSKILELWRDTSALKGAFEVGDLPTVATKLQATLHLPENARLDTGITGGTGSGKSTFVNAIRGLGDEDPRSAYTGVVEMSVDPTPYAHPKYPNVVIWDLLGIDTPTFQAKKYLQQVLLDRYDFLLLITLESFTAHHTQLACEILQQGKRFYFIRFKVDVDMRPHAAGAPAPFQRKEHSARPGRTVGNGWKWGA